One part of the Sorangiineae bacterium MSr11954 genome encodes these proteins:
- the groL gene encoding chaperonin GroEL (60 kDa chaperone family; promotes refolding of misfolded polypeptides especially under stressful conditions; forms two stacked rings of heptamers to form a barrel-shaped 14mer; ends can be capped by GroES; misfolded proteins enter the barrel where they are refolded when GroES binds) yields MSAKEIHFSRGARSKILRGVNHLANAVKVTLGPKGRNVVIEKSFGAPVVTKDGVTVAKEIELFDKFENMGAQMVREVASKTSDKAGDGTTTATVLAQALYTNGLALVEAGHNPMDLKRGIDAAVEAIAKAIRALAKPTKDKAHIAQVGTISANGDAAVGTMLADAMEKVGKEGVITVEEARGTESSLEVVEGMQFDRGYLSPYFVTDPEKMTSVLEDALVLISEKKISNMADLLPLLEQVARDARPLLIIAEDVEGEALATLVVNRLRGLLKVTAVKAPGFGDRRKELLKDIAILTGGQVISDDLGVKIENISLQDLGRAKRITVDKDNTTIVDGAGDKGQIKGRVEAVRKQIEITTSDYDREKLQERLAKLAGGVAVVRVGAHTETEMKEKKARVEDALHATRAAVEEGIVPGGGVALLRAAKALDGVKVDANLEAGVKLVRRAIEEPLRQIARNAGADGSVILEKVRAGEGNFGFNAQTEQFEDLVNAGVIDPAKVVRSALEFAASVSGMMLTTEAVVADRPKKEKAGGGAPGGMGGMGGMGGMGGMGMGGMGGMGGMGGMGGMGGDFDMD; encoded by the coding sequence ATGAGCGCGAAAGAAATTCATTTTAGCCGTGGTGCACGAAGCAAGATCTTGCGGGGGGTCAACCACCTCGCCAATGCCGTGAAGGTGACGCTCGGTCCGAAAGGGCGGAATGTCGTCATCGAGAAGAGCTTCGGTGCCCCGGTCGTGACGAAGGACGGCGTGACCGTCGCGAAGGAAATCGAGCTTTTCGACAAGTTCGAGAACATGGGCGCGCAGATGGTTCGTGAGGTCGCCTCCAAGACGAGCGACAAGGCCGGTGATGGCACCACCACCGCCACCGTCCTCGCTCAGGCGCTCTACACGAACGGGCTGGCCCTGGTCGAAGCCGGGCACAACCCGATGGATCTCAAGCGCGGTATCGACGCGGCCGTCGAGGCCATCGCCAAGGCCATCCGCGCGCTGGCCAAGCCCACCAAGGACAAGGCCCACATCGCGCAGGTCGGCACCATCAGCGCCAACGGTGATGCCGCCGTCGGCACCATGCTGGCCGATGCCATGGAAAAAGTGGGCAAGGAAGGCGTCATCACCGTCGAGGAGGCGCGTGGTACCGAGTCCTCGCTCGAGGTCGTCGAGGGTATGCAGTTCGATCGCGGCTACCTCTCGCCCTACTTCGTGACCGATCCCGAGAAGATGACCAGCGTCTTGGAAGACGCCCTCGTCCTCATCTCCGAGAAGAAAATTTCCAACATGGCCGACTTGCTCCCGCTGCTCGAGCAGGTGGCCCGTGATGCGCGTCCGCTCCTCATCATCGCCGAAGACGTCGAGGGCGAGGCGCTGGCGACCTTGGTGGTCAATCGCCTGCGCGGCCTCCTCAAGGTCACGGCGGTGAAGGCCCCCGGCTTCGGCGATCGCCGCAAGGAGCTGCTCAAGGACATCGCCATCCTCACCGGCGGACAGGTCATCTCCGACGATCTCGGCGTGAAGATCGAGAACATCTCCCTGCAGGATCTCGGGCGCGCCAAGCGCATCACCGTCGACAAGGACAACACCACCATCGTCGACGGCGCCGGTGACAAGGGCCAGATCAAGGGCCGGGTCGAGGCCGTTCGCAAGCAGATCGAGATCACCACCAGCGACTACGATCGCGAGAAGCTCCAGGAGCGCCTCGCCAAGCTGGCCGGCGGCGTGGCCGTCGTTCGGGTGGGCGCGCACACCGAGACCGAGATGAAAGAGAAGAAGGCGCGCGTCGAAGATGCGCTGCACGCCACGCGCGCGGCCGTCGAGGAAGGGATCGTGCCTGGCGGAGGTGTGGCCCTGCTCCGCGCGGCCAAGGCGCTCGACGGTGTCAAGGTCGACGCCAACCTCGAGGCCGGCGTGAAGCTCGTTCGCCGTGCCATCGAGGAGCCGCTTCGCCAGATCGCACGCAACGCAGGGGCCGATGGCTCCGTCATCCTCGAGAAGGTGCGCGCGGGCGAGGGGAACTTTGGCTTCAACGCCCAGACCGAACAGTTCGAGGACCTGGTCAACGCCGGCGTCATCGACCCCGCCAAGGTCGTTCGCTCCGCGCTCGAGTTCGCTGCCAGCGTCTCCGGCATGATGCTCACCACAGAGGCCGTCGTGGCCGATCGCCCCAAGAAGGAAAAAGCAGGCGGCGGTGCACCCGGCGGCATGGGTGGAATGGGCGGCATGGGTGGAATGGGCGGCATGGGCATGGGCGGCATGGGTGGAATGGGGGGCATGGGCGGCATGGGTGGAATGGGCGGCGACTTCGACATGGATTGA
- a CDS encoding CocE/NonD family hydrolase, with amino-acid sequence MRRFIPTGLAALALIGCQNDANTEGNTLQSAIEPHPNPSAGTPSAAGAGWTTNGTRGKTRAPSAPITTTPGGSWSDYDPPSLYPRTVTLPTQYIPMADGVKLAVLVTLPADIGGKPISGPLPVVLQETDYNAALATVASDALQPVVPGLSWLGSVIGAYDPYMVKHGYVNVSVDGRGTGNSEGVWRAFDPDHQADDDERVLDWIVAQPWSNGSIGVAGISDVGIHAFLFAQTGHPAVKAVISEGAGGDTYRDVAITGGQGNLLFFSTWFSLTTLVSAINPQVLTNPATALPLTLQHLTNALTDFQVPKFVSAVLGDPALVYDGAFFAGRSPVEATDAIKVPTFIVTTAHDIWQRGMPLMYEGIKHNAPTKMLVGSGTHAEMALNLRMTGDGVPIFDRIQLRWFDQYVKGLHVGADTLPNVTQDVLGYGHMATATDWPHPDAHAERYYLHGNKQLTAAAPTDSPFEKNDPRKLVQYPLNGICSISTSQWTLGALSLLPIPCFHQDNLTELFNLVYETPVLQQDMYINGPLQADIWASTSEKGGSISVRVDDVDIFGNATPLSNGLLNDQFRQVDASRSRTLDGQMIQPWHPYTAASAQPVVPGEIMKLSVEVFPTAALLEAGHRLRVAIGPSNAPQGVPVGEQIQLQSPIGTMTVYNDPSHPSSIVVPVVPVSKLR; translated from the coding sequence ATGCGACGTTTCATACCCACGGGCCTGGCGGCGTTGGCGCTCATTGGATGTCAAAATGACGCCAATACGGAAGGCAATACCCTTCAAAGTGCGATAGAACCCCACCCAAATCCTAGCGCGGGAACCCCGAGCGCGGCGGGGGCGGGTTGGACGACCAATGGGACGCGGGGCAAGACGCGTGCGCCCAGTGCGCCCATCACCACCACCCCGGGCGGCTCGTGGAGCGACTACGATCCGCCGTCGCTCTACCCGCGCACGGTCACCTTGCCGACGCAGTACATCCCGATGGCCGACGGCGTGAAGCTGGCGGTGCTCGTGACCTTGCCGGCCGACATCGGGGGCAAACCGATTTCGGGGCCGCTGCCGGTGGTCTTGCAGGAGACCGATTACAACGCGGCGCTGGCCACCGTCGCGTCGGACGCGCTGCAGCCGGTGGTGCCGGGCCTGTCGTGGCTTGGCTCGGTGATTGGGGCGTACGACCCGTACATGGTGAAGCATGGCTATGTGAACGTGTCCGTCGATGGGCGCGGGACCGGCAACTCGGAGGGCGTGTGGCGCGCCTTCGATCCGGATCATCAGGCCGACGACGACGAGCGGGTGCTCGACTGGATCGTCGCGCAGCCTTGGAGCAACGGGAGCATCGGGGTCGCCGGCATCTCCGACGTGGGGATTCACGCCTTTCTCTTCGCGCAAACGGGGCACCCCGCCGTCAAAGCGGTGATCTCCGAGGGCGCGGGCGGCGATACGTACCGGGATGTCGCCATCACCGGCGGGCAGGGCAATTTGCTCTTCTTCAGCACGTGGTTCTCGCTCACGACCTTGGTGTCGGCCATCAACCCGCAGGTGCTCACGAACCCGGCCACCGCCCTCCCCCTCACCTTGCAGCACCTGACCAACGCCCTCACCGATTTCCAAGTGCCGAAGTTCGTGAGCGCCGTGTTGGGGGATCCCGCGCTCGTCTACGACGGCGCCTTCTTCGCGGGGCGATCGCCGGTGGAGGCCACCGATGCGATCAAGGTGCCCACCTTCATCGTCACGACGGCGCACGACATCTGGCAGCGCGGCATGCCGCTGATGTACGAGGGCATCAAGCACAACGCGCCCACGAAGATGCTGGTGGGCTCGGGGACCCACGCCGAGATGGCGCTCAACCTGAGGATGACGGGCGACGGCGTTCCCATCTTCGACCGCATCCAGCTGCGTTGGTTCGATCAGTACGTGAAGGGCCTCCACGTGGGCGCCGACACCCTCCCCAACGTGACCCAGGACGTGCTCGGCTACGGGCATATGGCCACCGCCACCGACTGGCCGCACCCCGATGCGCACGCCGAGCGCTATTACCTGCACGGCAACAAGCAGCTCACCGCGGCCGCGCCCACCGACTCGCCCTTCGAGAAGAACGATCCGCGCAAGCTCGTGCAGTACCCGCTGAACGGCATCTGCTCCATCAGCACCTCGCAGTGGACCTTGGGGGCGCTGAGCCTCCTGCCGATACCGTGCTTCCACCAGGACAACCTCACCGAGCTGTTCAACCTGGTCTACGAGACACCGGTGCTGCAGCAGGACATGTACATCAACGGCCCGCTGCAGGCCGACATCTGGGCGTCGACCTCGGAGAAGGGCGGTTCCATCTCGGTGCGCGTCGACGACGTGGACATCTTCGGCAATGCCACGCCGCTCAGCAACGGGCTCCTGAACGATCAGTTCCGCCAGGTCGATGCGTCGCGCTCGCGCACCTTGGACGGGCAGATGATCCAGCCCTGGCATCCGTACACCGCGGCGTCGGCGCAGCCGGTGGTGCCGGGCGAGATCATGAAGCTGTCGGTCGAGGTCTTCCCCACCGCCGCGCTGCTCGAGGCCGGCCATCGTTTGCGCGTGGCCATCGGCCCCAGCAACGCGCCGCAAGGCGTCCCGGTGGGCGAGCAGATCCAGCTCCAGAGCCCCATCGGAACGATGACCGTCTACAACGATCCGAGCCACCCCTCGAGCATCGTGGTGCCGGTGGTGCCGGTCTCCAAGCTGCGGTAG
- a CDS encoding RNA polymerase sigma factor, translating into MVGSNACMDDLLQDAFINVFRSLPTFRGESLLATWIDRCAVRVAYAHIAKRKARPPALELVPEMAANDPSAEQRALAREAARHLYAVLHGMEPKQCTAFTLHAIDGRPLAEVAELMDASLVATQTRVWRARRELSERAGKDSVLVEFVSGKRSLRVSGRDGGDDAKDAREEEP; encoded by the coding sequence ATGGTGGGGTCGAACGCCTGCATGGATGATTTGCTCCAGGACGCGTTCATCAACGTCTTTCGTTCGCTCCCCACCTTCCGGGGCGAGTCGCTGCTGGCCACGTGGATCGATCGCTGCGCCGTGCGCGTGGCCTATGCGCATATCGCCAAGCGAAAAGCGCGTCCGCCGGCCCTGGAGCTCGTGCCCGAGATGGCGGCGAACGATCCTTCCGCCGAGCAGCGGGCGCTCGCGCGCGAAGCGGCACGGCATCTGTATGCGGTGCTGCACGGGATGGAACCGAAGCAGTGCACCGCATTTACCTTGCACGCCATCGACGGCCGGCCGCTGGCCGAGGTGGCCGAGCTGATGGACGCGTCCTTGGTCGCCACGCAGACCCGCGTCTGGCGCGCCCGGCGCGAGCTCTCGGAGCGCGCGGGGAAAGATTCGGTCTTGGTCGAATTCGTCTCCGGCAAGCGAAGCCTTCGCGTCTCCGGGCGCGACGGCGGTGACGATGCGAAGGATGCGCGAGAGGAGGAGCCGTAA
- a CDS encoding FecR domain-containing protein — MPPDHRPPQRASRGSGKRLQSSSSIHVDVEPLNDARWAKIEGALFDQLERDEHAAREVHDESEHDERVATSHIVEGPAYAWWRTGAYFVVAGAVAAAIGAIVSRAVWHPEPPPAISSHVETGTSGTHLVIGEAALDVGPQAALFVNGDDAHGVLVVLERGKVDFEVTPRRERPPFVVQAGEARVRVTGTRFSVDRTGEGARVDVSSGMVEVSAHGQMANVHAGEHWPAKDTAQPLAVPEPAAVLDPAPASTAAEVPRASRKASGSPRPESATPPPPVVESAEPEVPSSSNESDTSSLFSPAEPSDAMSRRMVYESAARLESTRPMMSLAQYAELARGSDPWAANALYAAGRLQADRGMKEHACRTLEDYLVRFPRGPNAADARDLLGRLKGKTRVP; from the coding sequence ATGCCACCCGATCACCGACCTCCTCAACGCGCTTCACGCGGATCCGGCAAGCGGCTCCAATCGTCGTCGTCCATCCACGTCGACGTCGAACCCCTCAACGACGCGCGCTGGGCGAAGATCGAGGGCGCGCTGTTCGATCAGCTGGAGCGCGACGAGCACGCCGCGCGCGAGGTGCACGACGAATCGGAGCACGACGAGCGCGTGGCCACCTCGCACATCGTGGAGGGGCCCGCCTACGCCTGGTGGCGCACGGGCGCCTATTTCGTGGTGGCCGGCGCGGTGGCGGCGGCCATCGGGGCCATCGTTTCGCGCGCCGTATGGCATCCGGAGCCGCCGCCGGCCATCTCCTCGCACGTGGAGACGGGGACGAGCGGCACGCACTTGGTCATCGGTGAGGCGGCGCTCGACGTCGGTCCTCAAGCGGCGCTCTTCGTGAACGGCGACGACGCCCACGGCGTGCTGGTCGTGCTGGAGCGGGGCAAGGTCGACTTCGAGGTCACCCCCAGGCGCGAGCGCCCGCCCTTCGTGGTGCAAGCGGGGGAGGCGCGGGTGCGGGTCACCGGCACGCGCTTCAGCGTCGATCGCACGGGCGAGGGCGCGCGGGTCGATGTCAGCAGCGGGATGGTCGAGGTGTCGGCCCACGGCCAAATGGCGAACGTGCACGCGGGCGAGCATTGGCCGGCGAAGGACACCGCGCAGCCGCTGGCCGTGCCCGAGCCCGCGGCGGTGTTGGATCCCGCGCCCGCGTCGACCGCGGCCGAGGTTCCGCGCGCCTCGCGAAAGGCTTCGGGCTCACCGCGGCCCGAGAGCGCAACACCGCCACCGCCGGTGGTGGAGAGCGCCGAGCCAGAGGTCCCCTCGTCATCGAACGAGAGCGACACCTCGTCGCTTTTCTCACCGGCCGAGCCATCCGATGCCATGTCGCGGCGCATGGTGTACGAGTCGGCCGCGCGCCTCGAATCGACCCGACCGATGATGTCATTGGCGCAATATGCCGAGCTTGCGCGCGGCTCCGATCCCTGGGCGGCCAATGCACTGTATGCGGCGGGCCGCCTTCAGGCCGATCGCGGCATGAAAGAGCATGCGTGCCGTACGCTCGAAGACTATTTGGTCCGCTTTCCGCGCGGTCCCAACGCCGCCGATGCCCGCGATCTCTTGGGTCGGCTGAAAGGAAAAACGAGGGTACCGTAG
- a CDS encoding YceI family protein, which translates to MKNTLSGVLVLVIGTSALVADAKLARTSEPAVVHFNASGPAGLKIVGTTSELNTEGDENVIKIVVPLANLTTGIALRDKHMREKYLQVQSYPNATLEVQRSAIKFPAAGAEVSGDAPGTLTIHGQSRQTTARYTARKNGDTFAVKGTLHVNVRDFGIEIPSYLGVTVKPDIDIDVQFGAKDQ; encoded by the coding sequence ATGAAGAACACGTTGTCGGGGGTCCTCGTACTCGTCATCGGCACCTCCGCTCTAGTGGCGGACGCCAAGCTCGCTCGAACCAGCGAGCCGGCGGTGGTTCACTTCAACGCGAGCGGCCCCGCGGGGCTCAAGATTGTCGGGACGACGAGCGAGCTCAACACGGAGGGGGACGAGAACGTCATCAAGATCGTCGTCCCGCTCGCGAACCTCACCACCGGCATTGCGCTGCGCGACAAGCACATGCGCGAGAAGTACCTTCAGGTGCAGAGCTACCCGAACGCGACCTTGGAGGTTCAGCGTTCGGCCATCAAGTTTCCAGCGGCGGGGGCGGAGGTCTCGGGCGATGCACCCGGGACCCTCACGATTCATGGGCAGAGCCGGCAGACGACGGCGCGTTACACCGCGCGCAAGAACGGGGACACGTTCGCCGTCAAAGGCACCCTGCACGTGAATGTTCGTGACTTTGGAATCGAGATTCCCAGTTACCTGGGGGTCACCGTAAAGCCGGATATCGACATCGACGTGCAGTTTGGCGCCAAAGACCAATAG
- a CDS encoding thrombospondin type 3 repeat-containing protein, which produces MRTRSFCFSVAASLALLVTAPASATPNFPPAIQSTLQLNAAPPCTLCHLTDSGGKGTVVTPFGRLMMQRGLVEEDETALKTALMAVEAEGKDSDGDGVGDIAELRAGTDPNTPPGGEASIPAYGCGAQVSPGRALPNAGLVLLAAAVTIGLRRRARSTGRANSK; this is translated from the coding sequence ATGAGAACCCGCTCGTTTTGCTTCTCCGTTGCCGCAAGCTTGGCGCTCCTCGTGACCGCACCCGCGTCCGCGACGCCGAATTTCCCGCCCGCCATTCAATCCACCCTTCAATTGAACGCCGCGCCCCCGTGCACCCTCTGCCACCTGACCGACTCGGGCGGGAAGGGGACGGTCGTGACGCCCTTCGGCCGGCTGATGATGCAGCGCGGTTTGGTCGAGGAGGACGAGACGGCGCTGAAGACCGCCCTCATGGCGGTGGAGGCCGAGGGCAAAGATAGCGACGGCGATGGCGTCGGCGATATTGCGGAGCTTCGCGCGGGCACGGATCCGAACACGCCACCCGGGGGCGAGGCGAGCATCCCGGCCTACGGTTGCGGTGCCCAGGTGAGCCCGGGGCGCGCTTTGCCGAATGCCGGCCTTGTCCTGTTGGCGGCCGCGGTCACGATCGGGCTACGACGCCGGGCGCGATCCACCGGGCGTGCTAATTCGAAGTAA